Proteins from one candidate division WOR-3 bacterium genomic window:
- a CDS encoding geranylgeranylglycerol-phosphate geranylgeranyltransferase — MGYLLVIRPINCLITFISVLCGAWIGREIILNHKIFFAGITGFLVCAFGNTINDIMDIEIDRINNPRRPLITGQAKKDNALFLGVLFGGVAVIMSFFLGLKPFLLVTIAILFLLFYSCYFKKTPWGNLFVAITAGLSFILGGFITNNVLSLIPGFFALLIHIPREIIKDIIDISGDRQFGVKSLPIIYGEERARKIARIFLFLLLGLSPLPYILGIFNLRYLLVLIWGAFPLIVFAIIKIDNYPFASNLMKVIMLVGLIAFIIG, encoded by the coding sequence GTGGGTTATCTTTTAGTCATTCGGCCGATTAATTGTCTCATTACATTCATTTCTGTGTTATGCGGTGCATGGATTGGTAGGGAAATAATACTTAACCATAAAATTTTCTTCGCGGGCATTACCGGTTTTCTGGTCTGTGCTTTTGGCAATACCATAAACGATATAATGGATATCGAAATTGATAGGATCAACAATCCCCGCCGCCCCCTAATTACGGGTCAGGCAAAAAAAGACAATGCCCTTTTCTTGGGCGTTTTATTTGGTGGGGTGGCGGTAATAATGTCGTTTTTCCTGGGGTTAAAGCCATTTCTCCTGGTGACCATTGCAATTCTGTTTTTGCTTTTTTACTCTTGCTATTTCAAAAAAACCCCCTGGGGTAATTTATTTGTGGCAATCACTGCGGGCTTAAGTTTTATTCTTGGTGGATTTATTACCAATAATGTATTATCCCTTATTCCAGGATTCTTTGCTTTGCTCATTCACATCCCCCGGGAGATCATCAAAGATATTATAGACATTAGCGGTGACCGGCAATTTGGTGTCAAATCACTGCCAATAATCTATGGCGAAGAGAGGGCGCGTAAGATTGCCCGAATTTTTCTCTTTCTGCTTTTAGGTCTATCCCCTCTACCATATATCCTGGGCATTTTTAATCTGAGATATCTTCTCGTTCTAATCTGGGGTGCGTTCCCATTGATTGTATTTGCAATTATCAAAATTGATAATTATCCGTTTGCCAGTAATCTCATGAAAGTCATTATGCTTGTAGGATTGATTGCATTTATTATCGGATGA
- a CDS encoding CapA family protein, translating into MLRIFCCLFETGLLFSQTPQELTVISVGDIFIHKSILNSAYDPKEKYYNFYPCFEEVKPYLSSVDLCTAWFGGALDTIGPYTGYPSFKTPRELAYTLKDAGFDILFRTNHTLDYGLRGLKTTTKILKDMGLVQVGAYITEEESKEIYVFEKSDIKIAFLSYTYGMNGIPIPKPWMIKLIDLEEIKKDIEKAKPICDFVIVALHFGIEYERFPNKEQKKTVKRIAELGADMIIGSHPHVIQPVEVVELQNKKIFVAYSLGNFFCGQRKRYTDTGMMLKYTIAKDGNATYLREIRYIPTYVAKYRVDGAYRFKILPVEKSLKLYQQDSLRYIGRNNYERMFNALRETVDHIDNPDIGFTRLE; encoded by the coding sequence ATGTTGAGAATATTTTGTTGTCTATTCGAGACAGGGCTTTTATTTTCTCAGACACCCCAGGAATTGACTGTCATCTCGGTTGGTGATATCTTTATTCACAAAAGCATATTGAATAGTGCTTATGACCCAAAAGAGAAATACTACAATTTTTACCCATGCTTTGAAGAAGTAAAACCCTATCTGAGTTCGGTTGACTTATGCACCGCCTGGTTTGGTGGTGCCCTTGATACAATTGGACCTTATACTGGTTATCCCAGTTTTAAAACACCCAGGGAACTTGCTTATACTTTAAAGGATGCTGGATTTGATATTCTTTTCCGCACCAATCATACCCTTGATTATGGGTTAAGAGGATTGAAAACAACCACCAAGATACTTAAAGACATGGGCCTTGTGCAGGTTGGTGCCTATATAACCGAAGAAGAGAGTAAAGAAATATATGTTTTTGAAAAAAGTGACATCAAAATTGCTTTTTTGAGTTACACATATGGTATGAATGGTATACCAATCCCAAAGCCATGGATGATAAAGCTGATAGACTTAGAGGAGATTAAAAAAGATATTGAAAAGGCAAAACCAATTTGTGATTTTGTTATCGTCGCCCTCCATTTTGGCATTGAATATGAAAGGTTTCCCAATAAAGAACAAAAAAAGACGGTGAAGAGGATTGCCGAACTGGGTGCGGATATGATTATCGGTTCTCATCCCCATGTGATCCAGCCGGTTGAGGTCGTCGAATTGCAAAATAAGAAAATCTTTGTTGCTTATTCGTTAGGCAACTTTTTCTGCGGCCAGCGCAAAAGATATACCGACACCGGCATGATGCTTAAATATACGATTGCAAAAGATGGTAATGCTACATATCTCAGAGAAATTAGGTATATCCCAACTTATGTGGCGAAATATCGCGTTGATGGTGCTTATCGATTCAAAATTCTTCCGGTAGAAAAGTCATTGAAATTATATCAGCAGGATTCGTTGAGATATATCGGCCGGAACAATTATGAAAGAATGTTCAATGCTCTGAGAGAAACAGTGGATCACATTGATAATCCAGATATTGGTTTTACAAGGTTAGAGTGA